DNA sequence from the Bacteroidales bacterium WCE2008 genome:
TCTTTCTCGGCGAGCTTTCCGTGAAGCTCAGGGAAGCGTGTGCGGAGGTCAATGAGCATGAGGTGGTTGTCAGTGCCGCCAGAGATGATCTTGTAGCCCTTAGCGATGAAGCCTTCGCACATTGCCTTGGCGTTGGCGATGACCTGAGACTGATACTCCTTGTATTCAGGCTGCATGGCCTCGTAGAAAGCGACAGCCTTGGCTGCGATCACATGCTCGAGCGGGCCGCCCTGGATGCCAGGGAATACGCTTGAGTTGAGGATGGCGCTCATCTTCTTGATCTCGCCCTTAGGTGTCGTAAGTCCCCAAGGATTGTCGAAATCCTTGCCCATGAGGATGATACCGCCGCGAGGTCCGCGGAGTGTCTTGTGGGTGGTGGAAGTTACGATATGGGCATATTTTACAGGATTCTTGAGAAGGCCTGCGGCGATGAGGCCGGCAGTGTGGGCCATGTCAATCCAGAGAATTGCGCCGACTTTGTCAGCGATAGCTCTCATCCTTTCGTAATCCCATTCGCGAGAATATGCCGAAGCTCCGCCGATGATAAGTTTCGGCTTGCACTCGAGAGCCTTCTTCTCCATTTCATCGTAATTGACGCGGCCGGTCTCAGGATCGAGACCATAAGCGACTGCATGGTAAAGGATTCCGGAAGCGTTCACTGGGGAACCGTGGGTAAGGTGACCGCCCATGCTCAGGTCGAGGCCCATGAAGGTATCGCCCGGCTTGAGGCATGCCATTGTCACGGCCATGTTGGCCTGCGCTCCGGAATGAGGCTGAACATTCGCATATTCGGCGTCGTAGATGCTGCAGAGACGGTCGATAGCAAGCTGCTCTAT
Encoded proteins:
- a CDS encoding serine hydroxymethyltransferase; translation: MKQDLQVFDLIKKENERQSSGLELIASENYVSEQVLSAMGSICTNKYAEGYPGKRYYGGCEVVDQIEQLAIDRLCSIYDAEYANVQPHSGAQANMAVTMACLKPGDTFMGLDLSMGGHLTHGSPVNASGILYHAVAYGLDPETGRVNYDEMEKKALECKPKLIIGGASAYSREWDYERMRAIADKVGAILWIDMAHTAGLIAAGLLKNPVKYAHIVTSTTHKTLRGPRGGIILMGKDFDNPWGLTTPKGEIKKMSAILNSSVFPGIQGGPLEHVIAAKAVAFYEAMQPEYKEYQSQVIANAKAMCEGFIAKGYKIISGGTDNHLMLIDLRTRFPELHGKLAEKELVKADITVNKNMVPFDSRSPFLTSGLRVGTPAITSRGFVEKDMVEIVSLIDTVLASASEHFAALTAKEPDAAQLAEIEAHKEVLANVRKQVHMMTSGRPLNRY